In a genomic window of Phycodurus eques isolate BA_2022a chromosome 2, UOR_Pequ_1.1, whole genome shotgun sequence:
- the mthfsd gene encoding methenyltetrahydrofolate synthase domain-containing protein isoform X2: MEPLVKINPGVTKWDIRQKIWDYIEDKNLANFPRPVHNRIPNFKSAVEACNRLTVLQEFKCSQTIKINPDRPQQHARFITLEAHKTLLVPTPRLRSGLFNKIVPPQGANKEQLRACASSQGVKEFSVPIGLDAKVKVDLVVVGSVAVSEKGFRIGKGEGFADLEYAMMASMGAVDESTVVVTVVHDCQVVDIPEELMEKHDLTVDYILTPSRVIKTNCPSPKPQGIIWTKLDTEKLEKIPILKKLLAQEEQAGKDVTLGAGPPSAEPLSQTGAPKKQSRRKPRQKAARQDAQEESKEEKSGEPQPNARQRPARVRKESRGSEGEATESRRRKGQSGRNIKEKSPEETGGEVVTQSKIPPSVTTVYLGGIPTGLRVSELKTSLREREVAPLRLTWQGAQHRAFLDYSNPEAAEKALEALQGLSLNGHSVQAELAKSQRRSKRPGPSNKKPRPAPPPTSDAEAVDSKSEVHEQTE, encoded by the exons ATGGAGCCCCTCGTGAAAATCAATCCAG GCGTAACAAAATGGGACATTCGTCAAAAGATTTGGGACTACATCGAAGACAAGAATCTGGCTAATTTCCCAAGGCCCGTCCACAACAGAATCCCAAATTTTAAG AGTGCAGTCGAAGCGTGCAACAGGCTCACGGTCCTGCAGGAGTTCAAGTGCAGCCAGACAATCAAAATAAACCCAGACAGACCTCAGCAGCATGCTCGCTTTATCACACTGGAA GCACACAAAACTTTATTGGTTCCAACTCCTCGTCTTCGTTCTGGCCTTTTTAACAAGATAGTCCCCCCACAGGGAGCCAACAAAGAACAGCTGCGTGCATGCGCTTCCTCTCAG GGCGTGAAAGAGTTCAGCGTGCCAATCGGCCTGGATGCCAAAGTCAAGGTCGACCTTGTGGTTGTTGGCTCTGTGGCTGTGTCAGAGAAAG GTTTCCGCATTGGAAAAGGAGAGGGCTTTGCTGACCTGGAGTACGCAATGATGGCCTCAATGGGAGCTGTGGACGAGTCCACTGTTGTGGTCACTGTTGTCCATGACTGTCAG GTGGTGGACATTCCCGAAGAGCTCATGGAAAAACATGACCTGACAGTGGACTACATACTCACACCAAGCAGAGTCATTAAGACAAACTGCCCGTCTCCCAAGCCACAAGGAATCATCTGGACCAAG CTGGACACAGAAAAGCTGGAGAAGATCCCCATCCTGAAGAAGCTCCTGGCTCAGGAGGAGCAGGCAGGGAAGGACGTCACGTTGGGGGCGGGGCCTCCCTCAGCCGAGCCTCTTTCGCAAACCGGTGCCCCTAAAAAGCAAAGCAGGCGCAAGCCGAGACAAAAAGCGGCCCGTCAGGATGCCCAGGAAGAGTCCAAGGAGGAGAAAAGCGGGGAGCCACAACCGAACGCCAGACAGCGTCCGGCTCGAGTGAGGAAAGAAAGTAGAGGAAGTGAGGGAGAGGCCACCGAGAGCAGGAGAAGGAAGGGACAAAGTGGAAGGAATATAAAGGAGAAGAGTCCAGAAGAGACTGGTGGTGAAGTTGTGACCCAGAGTAAGATCCCTCCCAGTGTGACCACAGTATATCTGGGTGGGATCCCCACAGGGCTGCGCGTCAGCGAGCTGAAGACATCCCTCCGAGAGAGGGAGGTGGCCCCGCTGCGGCTCACCTGGCAGGGAGCGCAGCACCGCGCCTTCTTGGACTACAGCAACCCGGAGGCTGCCGAGAAGGCCCTGGAGGCTCTGCAGGGGCTGAGCCTGAATGGCCACAGTGTGCAGGCCGAGCTGGCCAAGAGCCAACGCCGCAGCAAGAGGCCCGGCCCGTCCAATAAGAAACCCAGACCGGCACCGCCACCGACATCTGACGCGGAAGCGGTGGATTCGAAGAGTGAAGTTCACGAGCAGACTGAGTAG
- the mthfsd gene encoding methenyltetrahydrofolate synthase domain-containing protein isoform X3 — MIPVDQINSAVFATVFVLSLYFPGQSAVEACNRLTVLQEFKCSQTIKINPDRPQQHARFITLEAHKTLLVPTPRLRSGLFNKIVPPQGANKEQLRACASSQGVKEFSVPIGLDAKVKVDLVVVGSVAVSEKGFRIGKGEGFADLEYAMMASMGAVDESTVVVTVVHDCQVVDIPEELMEKHDLTVDYILTPSRVIKTNCPSPKPQGIIWTKLDTEKLEKIPILKKLLAQEEQAGKDVTLGAGPPSAEPLSQTGAPKKQSRRKPRQKAARQDAQEESKEEKSGEPQPNARQRPARVRKESRGSEGEATESRRRKGQSGRNIKEKSPEETGGEVVTQSKIPPSVTTVYLGGIPTGLRVSELKTSLREREVAPLRLTWQGAQHRAFLDYSNPEAAEKALEALQGLSLNGHSVQAELAKSQRRSKRPGPSNKKPRPAPPPTSDAEAVDSKSEVHEQTE, encoded by the exons ATGATACCAGTGGATCAGATCAACTCGGCAGTGTTTGCTACAGTATTTGTCCTGTCCTTGTATTTTCCTGGCCAGAGTGCAGTCGAAGCGTGCAACAGGCTCACGGTCCTGCAGGAGTTCAAGTGCAGCCAGACAATCAAAATAAACCCAGACAGACCTCAGCAGCATGCTCGCTTTATCACACTGGAA GCACACAAAACTTTATTGGTTCCAACTCCTCGTCTTCGTTCTGGCCTTTTTAACAAGATAGTCCCCCCACAGGGAGCCAACAAAGAACAGCTGCGTGCATGCGCTTCCTCTCAG GGCGTGAAAGAGTTCAGCGTGCCAATCGGCCTGGATGCCAAAGTCAAGGTCGACCTTGTGGTTGTTGGCTCTGTGGCTGTGTCAGAGAAAG GTTTCCGCATTGGAAAAGGAGAGGGCTTTGCTGACCTGGAGTACGCAATGATGGCCTCAATGGGAGCTGTGGACGAGTCCACTGTTGTGGTCACTGTTGTCCATGACTGTCAG GTGGTGGACATTCCCGAAGAGCTCATGGAAAAACATGACCTGACAGTGGACTACATACTCACACCAAGCAGAGTCATTAAGACAAACTGCCCGTCTCCCAAGCCACAAGGAATCATCTGGACCAAG CTGGACACAGAAAAGCTGGAGAAGATCCCCATCCTGAAGAAGCTCCTGGCTCAGGAGGAGCAGGCAGGGAAGGACGTCACGTTGGGGGCGGGGCCTCCCTCAGCCGAGCCTCTTTCGCAAACCGGTGCCCCTAAAAAGCAAAGCAGGCGCAAGCCGAGACAAAAAGCGGCCCGTCAGGATGCCCAGGAAGAGTCCAAGGAGGAGAAAAGCGGGGAGCCACAACCGAACGCCAGACAGCGTCCGGCTCGAGTGAGGAAAGAAAGTAGAGGAAGTGAGGGAGAGGCCACCGAGAGCAGGAGAAGGAAGGGACAAAGTGGAAGGAATATAAAGGAGAAGAGTCCAGAAGAGACTGGTGGTGAAGTTGTGACCCAGAGTAAGATCCCTCCCAGTGTGACCACAGTATATCTGGGTGGGATCCCCACAGGGCTGCGCGTCAGCGAGCTGAAGACATCCCTCCGAGAGAGGGAGGTGGCCCCGCTGCGGCTCACCTGGCAGGGAGCGCAGCACCGCGCCTTCTTGGACTACAGCAACCCGGAGGCTGCCGAGAAGGCCCTGGAGGCTCTGCAGGGGCTGAGCCTGAATGGCCACAGTGTGCAGGCCGAGCTGGCCAAGAGCCAACGCCGCAGCAAGAGGCCCGGCCCGTCCAATAAGAAACCCAGACCGGCACCGCCACCGACATCTGACGCGGAAGCGGTGGATTCGAAGAGTGAAGTTCACGAGCAGACTGAGTAG
- the foxf1 gene encoding forkhead box protein F1, with protein sequence MTAEVQQPRAQSGPMSAQDKTAAMDTASSSSSSSSSAKAKKTNAGIRRPEKPPYSYIALIVMAIQSSPTKRLTLSEIYQFLQSRFPFFRGSYQGWKNSVRHNLSLNECFIKLPKGLGRPGKGHYWTIDPASEFMFEEGSFRRRPRGFRRKCQALKPMYSMMNGLGFNHIPESYNFQGSGGGLSCAPNSLSLDAGIGMMNGHMDGMALSGHSMTHLSANGGHSYMGSCAASAAEGGYPHHDNSASPLLASGGVMEPHPVYSGPASAWAPAPASASLNNGASYIKQQPLSPCNAGANPLQPSLPTAHSLDQPYLHQNGHAAADLQGIPRYHSQSPSMCDRKEFVFSFNAMTSAAMHSPSNGSYYHHQQVSYQDIKPCVM encoded by the exons ATGACGGCAGAAGTCCAGCAGCCTCGAGCGCAGAGCGGCCCCATGTCTGCTCAGGACAAGACCGCCGCGATGGacaccgcctcctcctcctcgtcgtcctcgtccAGCGCCAAAGCCAAGAAGACCAACGCTGGAATCCGCCGGCCGGAGAAGCCCCCTTACTCCTACATCGCCCTCATCGTCATGGCCATCCAGAGCTCTCCCACCAAGCGGCTGACCCTCAGCGAGATCTACCAGTTCCTGCAGAGCCGCTTCCCCTTCTTCCGGGGCTCCTACCAGGGCTGGAAGAACTCGGTGCGCCACAACTTGTCCCTCAACGAGTGCTTCATCAAGCTGCCCAAGGGGCTGGGACGACCGGGCAAGGGGCACTACTGGACCATCGACCCGGCGAGTGAGTTCATGTTCGAGGAGGGCTCCTTCCGGAGGAGACCCAGAGGCTTCAGGCGCAAGTGCCAAGCGCTCAAGCCCATGTACAGCATGATGAACGGCTTGGGCTTCAACCACATCCCAGAGTCGTACAACTTCCAGGGGAGCGGCGGGGGGCTGTCGTGCGCCCCCAACAGCTTGTCGCTGGACGCCGGGATCGGGATGATGAACGGACACATGGACGGCATGGCTCTGTCCGGCCATTCTATGACGCACTTGTCGGCCAACGGCGGCCACTCGTACATGGGCAGCTgcgccgcctccgccgccgAGGGGGGCTACCCCCACCACGACAACTCCGCCTCGCCTCTGCTCGCCAGCGGCGGCGTGATGGAGCCGCACCCGGTCTACTCCGGCCCGGCTTCGGCCTGGGCTCCGGCGCCCGCTTCGGCCTCGCTCAATAACGGAGCGTCTTACATCAAACAGCAGCCGTTGTCCCCGTGCAACGCCGGCGCCAACCCGCTGCAGCCCAGCCTGCCCACCGCGCACTCGCTGGACCAGCCTTACCTGCACCAGAACGGCCACGCGGCCGCAGACTTGCAAG gcaTCCCTCGGTACCATTCGCAGTCACCGAGCATGTGTGACCGGAAAGAGTTCGTGTTCTCCTTCAACGCCATGACGTCGGCGGCCATGCACTCACCGAGCAACGGCTCCTACTACCACCACCAGCAGGTCTCCTACCAGGACATCAAGCCGTGCGTCATGTGA
- the mthfsd gene encoding methenyltetrahydrofolate synthase domain-containing protein isoform X1, translating into MEPLVKINPGVTKWDIRQKIWDYIEDKNLANFPRPVHNRIPNFKGAFTACPKVSELEVFTQTTEVKVDPDKPLEGARLAVLQAHKTLLVPTPRLRSGLFNKIVPPQGANKEQLRACASSQGVKEFSVPIGLDAKVKVDLVVVGSVAVSEKGFRIGKGEGFADLEYAMMASMGAVDESTVVVTVVHDCQVVDIPEELMEKHDLTVDYILTPSRVIKTNCPSPKPQGIIWTKLDTEKLEKIPILKKLLAQEEQAGKDVTLGAGPPSAEPLSQTGAPKKQSRRKPRQKAARQDAQEESKEEKSGEPQPNARQRPARVRKESRGSEGEATESRRRKGQSGRNIKEKSPEETGGEVVTQSKIPPSVTTVYLGGIPTGLRVSELKTSLREREVAPLRLTWQGAQHRAFLDYSNPEAAEKALEALQGLSLNGHSVQAELAKSQRRSKRPGPSNKKPRPAPPPTSDAEAVDSKSEVHEQTE; encoded by the exons ATGGAGCCCCTCGTGAAAATCAATCCAG GCGTAACAAAATGGGACATTCGTCAAAAGATTTGGGACTACATCGAAGACAAGAATCTGGCTAATTTCCCAAGGCCCGTCCACAACAGAATCCCAAATTTTAAG GGGGCTTTCACCGCCTGCCCCAAGGTGTCTGAGCTGGAAGTGTTTACCCAGACAACTGAGGTCAAGGTGGATCCCGATAAACCTCTCGAGGGGGCTCGACTAGCAGTGCTGCAG GCACACAAAACTTTATTGGTTCCAACTCCTCGTCTTCGTTCTGGCCTTTTTAACAAGATAGTCCCCCCACAGGGAGCCAACAAAGAACAGCTGCGTGCATGCGCTTCCTCTCAG GGCGTGAAAGAGTTCAGCGTGCCAATCGGCCTGGATGCCAAAGTCAAGGTCGACCTTGTGGTTGTTGGCTCTGTGGCTGTGTCAGAGAAAG GTTTCCGCATTGGAAAAGGAGAGGGCTTTGCTGACCTGGAGTACGCAATGATGGCCTCAATGGGAGCTGTGGACGAGTCCACTGTTGTGGTCACTGTTGTCCATGACTGTCAG GTGGTGGACATTCCCGAAGAGCTCATGGAAAAACATGACCTGACAGTGGACTACATACTCACACCAAGCAGAGTCATTAAGACAAACTGCCCGTCTCCCAAGCCACAAGGAATCATCTGGACCAAG CTGGACACAGAAAAGCTGGAGAAGATCCCCATCCTGAAGAAGCTCCTGGCTCAGGAGGAGCAGGCAGGGAAGGACGTCACGTTGGGGGCGGGGCCTCCCTCAGCCGAGCCTCTTTCGCAAACCGGTGCCCCTAAAAAGCAAAGCAGGCGCAAGCCGAGACAAAAAGCGGCCCGTCAGGATGCCCAGGAAGAGTCCAAGGAGGAGAAAAGCGGGGAGCCACAACCGAACGCCAGACAGCGTCCGGCTCGAGTGAGGAAAGAAAGTAGAGGAAGTGAGGGAGAGGCCACCGAGAGCAGGAGAAGGAAGGGACAAAGTGGAAGGAATATAAAGGAGAAGAGTCCAGAAGAGACTGGTGGTGAAGTTGTGACCCAGAGTAAGATCCCTCCCAGTGTGACCACAGTATATCTGGGTGGGATCCCCACAGGGCTGCGCGTCAGCGAGCTGAAGACATCCCTCCGAGAGAGGGAGGTGGCCCCGCTGCGGCTCACCTGGCAGGGAGCGCAGCACCGCGCCTTCTTGGACTACAGCAACCCGGAGGCTGCCGAGAAGGCCCTGGAGGCTCTGCAGGGGCTGAGCCTGAATGGCCACAGTGTGCAGGCCGAGCTGGCCAAGAGCCAACGCCGCAGCAAGAGGCCCGGCCCGTCCAATAAGAAACCCAGACCGGCACCGCCACCGACATCTGACGCGGAAGCGGTGGATTCGAAGAGTGAAGTTCACGAGCAGACTGAGTAG